One Marasmius oreades isolate 03SP1 chromosome 2, whole genome shotgun sequence DNA segment encodes these proteins:
- a CDS encoding uncharacterized protein (CAZy:GH35) → MKFKLFGLLQLSQLLARINAQSTQDESSKYIFPEGDLNFYSGKSNASVTFDQHSLLLDGKRVLFFSGEFHPFRLPAPELWRDVLQKFKAGGFNGVSIYLHWGLIAPNNRTVEFTVHNDVAAFYEVAKEVGLLVIARPGPYINAESAGGGIPSWASNQAGLARTNASDYKEAWEPYIRKFSEESAPYQYPDGPLIAVQSENEYSTSAGLRIPGLSEHMQDIIDTYRAHGLTKIPTVHNDKNAGGMFAQKGLGKVDLYGWDGYPLGFDCDRPEVWTELSTQHDASHQRWNPAEPLALFEWQGGAFSYWSGPGYDMCYALINEQFANVYYKNNYAAGAALQNLYMTYGGTNWGNMHTHTIYSSYDYGAAISEDRLLTPKFHEIKLQSLFLHASPDYLLVGRIGNATALHTNSSDTYTTHLHSPKTKANFYFVRQNTNQKTSDTVFSLKVNSTLVAGDEGEKEVEIPNVTLKGRESKILVSNYPFGKSTLEYSSAEVLTWGTYDEVDTIVLYAFKGQHVEISVLASTSNQRVAHVGSTSVTATAGDQTVKLSGTTSGVSIFTFDSKRVIVLDKETAYGLWAPRLEGRNDNNVSYDLSPDTPSVLLTGPYLVRSASVKGSTLDLVGDTNATEPTTVEIFAPTSFKAVTWNGNPVKVKETELGTLKGVLNPPENLKTAKLPVLEELEWACADSLPELGENFDEIDGEWVVADKTETKRPLKMLSGKSVLYGPEYGFHAGDWVWRGRFTGNATGVQLSIQGGFSFAYSAWLNSDFLGSGQGSSHSQDGVDLLSVNFTFQPEWLKEENVITLIHDSTGMNQDYNVNDEHKTPRGIRGYKLLSADNKDFTEWKVAGNIGGENAPDRIRGPYNEGGWWFEREGAHLPGYDASSWNQSCSPTTGISSPGVTVYRTTFDLNLPHNADIPLSFEFSLTNNTEAVNKPYRSLLFVNGWQFGRFISGLGPQTSYPIPEGILNHHGTNEVLLTLWALNKGGAKFGKLELKKRGVLSSSKKAKVEVVEAPGWNELRG, encoded by the exons ATGAAGTTTAAGCTTTTCGGGCTCCTCCAGCTTTCGCAGTTGCTCGCCCGGATCAACGCGCAATCGACGCAAGACGAAAGTAGCAAGTATATTTTCCCCGAAGGAGATC TAAACTTTTACAGCGGTAAATCTAACGCGTCGGTCACCTTTGACCAACATTCGTTGTTGCTTGATGGAAAG CGCGTTCTGTTTTTCTCCGGCGAGTTCCACCCATTCAGGCTTCCGGCTCCTGAGCTTTGGCGAGATGTATTACAAAA ATTCAAG GCAGGAGGCTTCAATGGTGTATCCATATACC TGCATTGGGGGCTTATCGCACCCAACAACCGAACTGTGGAGTTTACGGTGCACAATGACGTTGCAGCTTTCTATGAAGTAGCAAAGGAGGTTGGGTTACTAGTCATCGCAAGGCCTGG GCCATACATCAACGCAGAATCCGCTGGCG GTGGAATTCCGAGCTGGGCATCTAACCAAGCGGGATTGGCGAGGACGAATGCTAGTGATTATAAAGAAGCTTGGGAACCTTA CATCCGAAAATTCTCAGAAGAGAGTGCGCCCTATCAATACCCTGATGGACCTCTCATTGCCGTTCAAAGCGAAAACGAGTATTCTACGTCCGCTGGTCTTCGTATTCCAGGGTTAAGCGAACATATGCAAGACATCATCGATACCTACCGAGCTCATGGCCTTACAAAAATCCCCACCGTTCATAATGATAAGAATGCGGGAGGGATGTTTGCCCAGAAGGGACTGGGGAAGGTTGATTT GTACGGATGGGATGGATACCCGCTAGGCTTCGATTGCGATAGGCCGGAGGTGTGGACTGAGCTCTCAACTC AACATGACGCGAGTCATCAACGATGGAACCCTGCCGAACCATTAGCTCTATTTGAATGGCAAG GTGGAGCTTTCTCGTACTGGTCAGGTCCAGGATATGACATGTGTTACGCGTTAATCAACGAACAGTTTGCGAAT GTTTACTACAAG AATAACTACGCCGCAGGTGCCGCTCTACAAAACCTCTACATGACTTACGGAGGAACAAACTGGGGTAATATGCACACGCACACGATCTATTCGAGTTATGA CTATGGCGCCGCTATCAGTGAAGATCGCCTCCTCACTCCGAAATTCCACGAGATCAAACTCCAATCTCTCTTCCTCCACGCCTCACCCGATTACCTCCTCGTCGGACGTATCGGAAACGCTACGGCCCTACACACCAACTCGTCTGACACCTACACTACGCACCTCCATTCGCCGAAGACTAAAGCCAACTTTTATTTCGTGAGGCAGAACACGAATCAAAAGACGAGCGATACGGTGTTTAGTTTGAAGGTCAATTCGACGTTGGTTGCAGGTGACGAAGGGGAGAAGGAAGTTGAGATACCGAATGTGACGTTGAAAGGGAGAGAGAGTAAGATTTTAGTTTCGAATTATCCGTTCGGGAAGAGTACTTTGGAGTACTCAAGTGCTGAG GTCCTGACCTGGGGTACATACGACGAG GTGGATACCATCGTGCTCTACGCGTTCAAGGGGCAGCATGTGGAAATCTCTGTTCTGGCGTCGACTTCCAATCAAAGAGTTGCCCATGTTGGTTCTACCAGCGTCACAGCCACCGCTGGAGATCAA ACGGTCAAACTATCTGGAACTACCTCTGGTGTATCTATCTTCACCTTTGACTCCAAGCGCGTCATTGTCCTCGACAAAGAAACCGCATATGGATTATGGGCTCCTAGACTGGAAGGACGCAATGACAATAACGTCTCGTATGACCTTAGCCCAGACACACCCTCCGTACTTCTTACCGGCCCGTACCTCGTGCGCTCCGCATCTGTGAAGGGAAGCACCCTCGATCTCGTCGGTGATACCAACGCAACGGAACCTACCACCGTCGAAATTTTTGCCCCCACGTCTTTCAAGGCTGTTACCTGGAATGGGAACCCGGTCAAGGTGAAGGAGACAGAGTTGGGAACACTGAAAGGGGTTCTCAACCCGCCAGAAAACTTGAAAACGGCGAAGTTACCGGTATTGGAAGAGTTGGAATGGGCCTGTGCGGATTCGTTACCGGAACTGGGAGAAAATTTCGATGAAATCGATGGGGAATGGGTTGTGGCGGATAAGACTGAGACGAAGAGGCCGTTGAAGATGTTGAGCGGCAAG AGTGTGTTGTACGGACCTGA GTACGGTTTCCATGCTGGTGACTGGGTATGGCGTGGCCGCTTTACTGGAAACGCTACCGGCGTTCAGTTGTCAATTCAAGG AGGCTTTTCATTTGCTTATTCCGCCTGGTTGAACTCCGATTTCCTCGGTTCCGGTCAAGGATCTTCCCATAGCCAAGATGGTGTCGATCTCCTCTCGGTCAATTTCACCTTCCAGCCGGAATggttgaaggaagaaaaCG TGATTACTCTGATTCATGATTCCACGGGTATGAACCAAGACT ACAATGTCAATGACGAACATAAAACGCCCAGGGGTATTCGAGGGTATAAGTTGCTGTCTGCAGACAACAAGGACTTTACGGAGTGGAAGGTAGCTGGAA ATATCGGAGGTGAAAACGCGCCAGATAGGATTCGAGGTCCGTACAATGAAGGTGGTTGGTGGTTTGAGCGTGAAG GTGCTCACCTCCCTGGTTACGATGCCTCTTCTTGGAACCAATCATGCTCTCCAACCACCGGAATCTCTTCCCCTGGGGTAACTGTATATCGCACCACGTTTGACCTCAACCTCCCTCATAACGCTGATATTCCTCTCTCCTTCGAATTCTCCCTAACGAACAACACCGAGGCCGTCAATAAACCCTACCGCTCGTTGCTCTTCGTCAACGGTTGGCAGTTTGGGAGGTTTATTTCCGGATTGGGACCACAGACGAGCTACCCTATCCCCGAGGGTATCTTGAATCATCATGGGACGAATGAGGTGTTGTTGACGCTTTGGGCGTTGAATAAAGGCGGTGCGAAGTTTGGCAAGCtggagttgaagaagagaggTGTGCTATCGTCGAGTAAGAAAGcgaaggttgaggttgtCGAAGCACCTGGCTGGAATGAATTGAGGGGTTAA